In Colletotrichum higginsianum IMI 349063 chromosome 3, whole genome shotgun sequence, a genomic segment contains:
- a CDS encoding NAD dependent epimerase/dehydratase: MTTAPKTVFVTGANGYIGNAVARAFVAAGWTTYGLVRSLSAATALAQEEIVPVIGAIDDRAAHATIQGHLPATLDAIVSVTESLADYVAHYQNTVQLLRTLGAASSAAGRKPLVIFSSGCKDYGVGPHYHGAPGLAPHTEESPLNPIPFLANRATYARKIFDHSDVFSPVLVRPTNVYGRTSSFYKAFFDVAAKAAAEGRPLLLPTPPNTIVHALHVDDCAEAYVAIAAHPDRAGVEGHVFNISAQRYETVDEVARALAGEYAIAGGLEYVEPGALKEGEDPWPPGIINFPQWTDSTKLTRLTGWRHRRPLFSESIHVYRLAYEATKAAGHENISRVDGYLKAWTKPALA; this comes from the coding sequence ATGACAACGGCGCCCAAGACAGTCTTTGTCACCGGCGCGAACGGCTACATCGGCAACGCCGTCGCGCGCGCTTTCGTCGCGGCCGGGTGGACGACGTACGGCCTCGTCCGGTCTCtctcggcggccacggcgctCGCCCAGGAGGAGATCGTccccgtcatcggcgccatcgacgacCGCGCCGCCCACGCAACGATCCAGGGCCACCTCCCCGCGaccctcgacgccatcgtctCGGTCACGGAGAGTCTCGCCGACTACGTCGCTCACTACCAGAACACGGTCCAGCTCCTCCGGACCCTGGGCGCAGCCAGCTCCGCGGCCGGCCGGAAGCCGCTCGTCATCTTCAGCTCCGGCTGCAAGGACTACGGCGTCGGCCCGCACTACCACGGAGCCCCCGGCCTGGCGCCGCACACGGAGGAGTCCCCCCTGAACCCAATCCCCTTCCTGGCCAACCGGGCGACCTACGCCAGGAAGATCTTTGACCACTCGGACGTCTTCTcccccgtcctcgtccggccCACCAACGTCTACGGCCGCACCTCGAGCTTCTACAAGGCCTTCTTCGACGtcgcggccaaggcggccgccgaggggaGGCCGCTCCTcctgccgacgccgcccaaCACCATCGTGCACGCCCTCCACGTGGACGACTGCGCCGAGGCCtacgtcgccatcgccgcgcACCCGGACCGGGCCGGGGTCGAGGGCCACGTCTTCAACATCTCGGCGCAGCGGTACGAGAcggtcgacgaggtggcGCGGGCGCTGGCGGGGGAGTACGCGATCGCGGGCGGCTTGGAGTACGTCGAGCCCGGGGCGCtgaaggagggcgaggaccCGTGGCCGCCGGGCATCATCAACTTCCCCCAGTGGACGGACTCGACGAAGCTCACGCGGCTGACCGGGTGGaggcaccgccgcccgctgTTCTCCGAGTCGATCCACGTCTACCGTCTGGCGTACGAGGCGACCAAGGCGGCCGGGCACGAGAACATCAGCCGGGTCGACGGGTATCTGAAGGCCTGGACGAAGCCCGCATTGGCGTGA
- a CDS encoding 60s ribosomal protein l19, with product MQSLLWTCVLSLLLWVGVGNAECVFPDENGNLPKQHIVVIDRIPVHLSAAICSNTTISVAGTTVPVTNAPTVLLTDFIVENTITLTSTLSPITPFNGLFTTITRGVPQGSSTSTITLDPQDGSDLGTQIVLQPLPSDWQGPFNPIQTRLIIPWGVSTTPSVYDSGPSAPGLGGETAFPRSLIVITAPWTGSVTNTVLLPPRRSDEVGTRILLTPASEPFTGSLTAVTQPWTGMVPTTITLPARGTDTIGTELVLTPIDPSAPTDPPLARSFTTMTGVWTGTALSTVDLPPAGGDDSIGTRILLRPTTEGGESDPAPSPRLFIDITGTGTGTDPTTITIPPAETGTLTIATRLILNPATTPGSAGITGSSNRPLDPFGRLFIPPETGTDDRFITITSTTTGADPTTLTLLPTEIGGTGTVIVFDTLTVTVTAPTGGLGLQTLLPTSGGSVVSTTTPGGPINPAELVDGDSSAVSSSSGLTSGPVGNNILTSPEGGSGTNPVPDITSTPFTQPALLTSDPDVPATSTTTDPGLPRLLLTTTSSAPATSDSDPPIEPFEFPDDEVVTDLSSSHRSRFDNNNNSHYFKWTFRRPE from the exons ATGCAAAGCCTGCTATGGACCTgcgtcctctccctcctgTTATGGGTTGGTGTGGGAAACGCCGAGTGTGTCTTCCCCGACGAGAATGGCAATCTGCCGAAGCAGCACATCGTGGTCATCGACCGCATCCCCGTCCATCTGAGCGCCGCCATCTGctccaacaccaccatcagCGTCGCTGGAACAACGGTGCCAGTGACGAATGCCCCGACGGTATTGCTCACCGACTTTATTGTCGAGAACACAATCACGCTCACTTCAACACT GAGCCCAATCACACCTTTCAATGGCCTATTCACAACCATCACCCGAGGAGTGCCTCAGGGCTCTTCTACCTCCACCATCACCCTCGACCCTCAAGATGGCTCTGACCTTGGGACACAGATCGTCCTGCAACCTCTCCCCTCAGATTGGCAAGGCCCATTCAACCCCATACAGACGCGCTTGATCATCCCTTGGGGGGTTTCAACCACGCCGTCAGTCTACGATTCGGGGCCGTCTGCGCctggtctcggcggcgagaccgCGTTCCCCCGGAGCCTCATCGTCATCACGGCGCCCTGGACCGGCTCTGTCACGAACACCGTCTTGCTCCCGCCTCGGCGGAGTGACGAGGTGGGCACGCGGATCCTCTTGACGCCGGCCTCTGAACCCTTCACGGGGTCGTTGACAGCAGTTACGCAGCCGTGGACCGGCATGGTACCCACGACAATCACTCTTCCAGCTCGTGGGACAGACACGATTGGCACGGAACTCGTGTTGACGCCGATAGACCCCTCCGCCCCCACCGATCCGCCTCTCGCCCGTTCCTTCACAACAATGACAGGCGTCTGGACAGGAACAGCGCTGTCGACTGTGGACCTGCCTCCggctggtggtgatgatAGTATCGGAACCCGTATCCTTCTCAGGCCCACCACCGAAGGAGGTGAAAGTGATCCCGCGCCGTCTCCTCGTCTCTTTATTGATATCACGGGTACCGGGACCGGAACCGATCCCACCACCATAACGATCCCGCCAGCTGAAACGGGGACGTTGACAATCGCCACCCGGCTGATCCTCAACCCGGCCACGACTCCGGGCTCAGCTGGCATCACGGGGAGCAGCAACAGACCCCTCGACCCCTTTGGTCGGCTCTTCATCCCGCCCGAAACTGGCACCGACGATCGCTTCATCACAATCACGTCGACCACGACCGGTGCGGATCCCACCACTCTGACCCTCCTGCCCACCGAGATCGGTGGTACGGGCACTGTGATCGTGTTCGACACGCtgaccgtcaccgtcaccgctCCCACCGGGGGACTCGGCCTCCAGACCCTGCTGCCAACAAGCGGCGGATCGGTCGTCTCGACCACGACCCCGGGGGGCCCCATCAACCCTGCCGAGTTGGTTGACGGTGATTCGAGCGCAGTGTCGTCCTCGAGTGGCCTGACCAGCGGTCCCGTTGGCAACAACATCCTCACAAGCCCTGAGGGAGGATCAGGCACCAATCCGGTGCCGGACATCACCAGCACCCCTTTCACCCAGCCTGCTCTCCTCACGAGTGATCCGGACGTCCCAGCCACTTCGACCACGACGGATCCCGGCCTGCCTCGGCTGCTTTTGACCACGACCTCCAGTGCCCCAGCCACATCGGACTCTGATCCCCCAATCGAGCCGTTTGAGTTTCCCGATGATGAAGTTGTCACTGACCTCAGCTCTTCT CACCGGAGCCGCttcgacaacaacaacaacagccaCTACTTCAAGTGGACCTTCAGACGACCCGAATAA
- a CDS encoding Restculine oxidase encodes MPSIGRALLFAAAAMPLVNFVGAQHIVVDGETVDANEATVAPAAEEFPEADIPEQAVQLTDAVLANLTQLELDNISLFAFADSQAAAEKRAEPNNKCKTFPGDALYPNELVWKVFDLLTGGALIKTVPLGAACYAGEHYDAEKCQYLLDNWSNSDTHDEHPTSVMSPLYQGATCQPQNAANNGTCELGGFPLYSVKATNVAQIQLAVNFARALNLRLVVRNTGHDFLGKNTGAGSLSIWTHNLKGVKFVESYKSAGGYEGPAFKLGAGIQVSELYEAADREGYTAIGGECRSVGVTGGYLAGGGHSPLSPVAGLGSDSILSVSIVTPDGRHITADDKTNSDIFWAVRGGGGATWGVVTSMTVRVYPKTKFAGLTWSVNTAEKNISSATFWSAMEAYWRRFPDFSARKTYGYSTVFPAGNGAFLWSMRPFLVPNVTLTEFKALVEPLFTEWAALGFAVEPEYFEHDNFYATWKNHFPLESVGTAEVRTANRLIPRANWEDPALLDETIATLKGIVNDGSALIQYNINAAAPADATPSAANPAWRDALMFAIIGGGWSPTATRDELRAVNLRITQDWMGRLRAITPGGGGYGNEGDVMEPDFGQAFFGSNYARLYALKKKIDPWGVFYAPTAVGSEDWYIARQEDWLTLQTDRLCRK; translated from the exons ATGCCTTCCATCGGAAGAGCTCTTTTGttcgccgcggcggccatgCCGCTGGTCAACTTCGTCGGTGCTCAACAtatcgtcgtcgatggcgagaCAGTTG ATGCCAACGAGGCGACCGTtgcccccgccgccgaggagttccccgaggccgacatccCCGAGCAGGCTGTCCAGCTGACGGACGCCGTCCTGGCCAACCTGAcgcagctcgagctcgacaacATCTCGCTCTTTGCCTTCGCCGACAGccaggccgcggccgagaagcgcgCCGAGCCCAACAACAAGTGCAAGACGTTCCCCGGCGACGCACTGTACCCCAACGAGCTCGTCTGGAAGGTCTTTGACCTCCTgaccggcggcgccctcatCAAGACCGTTCCCCTCGGCGCAGCTTGCTATGCGGGCGAGCActacgacgccgagaagtgCCAGTACCTCCTCGACAACTGGAGCAACTCGGACACGCA CGACGAGCACCCGACCTCGGTCATGTCCCCCCTCTACCAGGGCGCGACCTGCCAGCCTCAAAACGCCGCCAACAACGGCACCTGCGAGCTCGGAGGCTTCCCCTTGTACTCGGTCAAGGCCACCAACGTCGCCCAgatccagctcgccgtcaaCTTCGCCCGGGCTCTCAAcctccgcctcgtcgtccgcaACACTGGCCACGACTTCCTGGGCAAGAACACGGGCGCCGGGTCCTTGTCCATCTGGACGCACAACCTCAAGGGCGTCAAGTTCGTCGAGAGCTACAAGTCCGCCGGCGGCTACGAGGGCCCCGCCTtcaagctcggcgccggcatccaGGTCTCGGAGCTGtacgaggccgccgacaGGGAGGGCTACACCGCTATTGGAGGCGAGTGCCGCAGTGTcggcgtcaccggcggctacctcgccggcggaggCCACTCCCCCCTGagccccgtcgccggcctcgggTCCGACTCGATTCTCAGCGTGAGCATCGTCACCCCCGACGGCCGCCACATCACGGCCGACGACAAGACCAACAGCGACATCTTCTGGGccgtccgcggcggcggcggcgccacctGGGGCGTCGTCACGTCCATGACCGTCAGGGTGTACCCCAAGACCAAGTTCGCCGGCTTAACCTGGTCCGTCAACACGGCCGAGAAGAACATCTCGTCCGCCACCTTCTGGTCCGCCATGGAGGCCTACTGGCGCCGCTTCCCCGACTTCTCCGCCCGCAAGACGTACGGCTACTCGACCGTCTTCCcggccggcaacggcgcgTTCCTCTGGAGCATGCGGCCCTTCCTCGTCCCCAACGTGACGCTGACCGAGTTcaaggccctcgtcgagccGCTCTTCACCGAGTGGGCCGCCctcggcttcgccgtcgagccCGAGTACTTTGAGCACGACAACTTCTACGCCACGTGGAAGAACCACTTCCCCTTGGAGAGCGTCGGCACTGCCGAGGTCCGCACGGCGAACCGCCTCATCCCCCGGGCCAACTGGGAGGACCCGGCGCTCCTGGACGAGACCATCGCCACCCTCAAGGGCATCGTCAACGACGGCTCCGCGCTGATCCAGTACAacatcaacgccgccgcccccgccgacgCGACCCCGAGCGCCGCCAACCCGGCCTGGCGCGACGCCCTCATgttcgccatcatcggcggcggctggagcccgacggcgacgcgcGACGAGCTCAGGGCCGTCAACCTGCGCATCACGCAGGACTGGATGGGCCGCCTGCGCGCCATCACcccgggcggcggcggctacggCAACGAAGGGGACGTCATGGAGCCCGACTTCGGCCAGGCCTTCTTCGGCTCCAACTACGCCCGGCTGTACgcgctgaagaagaagatcgaCCCCTGGGGCGTCTTCTACGCGCCCACCGCCGTCGGGAGCGAGGACTGGTACATCGCCCGCCAGGAGGACTGGCTGACTCTGCAGACGGACCGACTTTGCCGCAAGTGA
- a CDS encoding Integral membrane protein, with amino-acid sequence MLLDLLARERPPHPDVLMIPTPPLQQTALFIVFFFPALSVFTFGLRAYGRLSTRQWGLDDWLCGLAVLFAVLMTPPFFMFIKLGYFGWRAVDVPKDHDMKAALWWNFLVQMFYNPVLALVKASVLVFLLRLGGQKQGVRLAIHGLNVFNACHAVAIFFAALLQCLPIEANWDFSLRAEPETKCIGNSFHVIASCLTIFSDVLVLALPFWIFLGLRMPMAAKMAVIGVFLMGIIVTVVAVIRVVQIYKLFFVQPPPGTDNYHDIGLTTSTIEVNLAIFSACVPALRPLFRRWMPKLFGGGTTDKKSARTDYYDGYATGSRQKHAGAQGEDDIILREMRSKGHRAEIRSVSPTGSEEGIMAYNGIVRTTNVKVHYESHGSVDGSRSSTDFKSSEVPAKGVSSDWNRLNSLFPQGTFRESPKSQSRSGSLKALILFANCVCYDKRGLAPRSPEHNLNSRSQDP; translated from the exons ATGCTGCTCGATCTGCTTGCACGAGAACGCCCGCCGCACCCGGATGTGCTGATGATCCCAACACCTCCACTCCAACAGACCGCCctcttcatcgtcttcttctttccagcCCTATCCGTCTTTACATTTGGGCTGCGGGCCTATGGCAGGCTGAGTACCCGCCAATGGGGCCTAG ATGACTGGTTATGCGGCCTGGCTGTG CTTTTCGCCGTCTTGATGACACCGCCCTTCTTTATGT TCATCAAACTGGGCTACTTCGGATGGAGAGCCGTCGACGTCCCCAAAGACCATGACATGAAGGCGGCTTTGTGGTGGAACTTCCTGGTGCAGATGTTCTACAACCCGGTCCTGGCCCTCGTCAAGGCCTCGGTCCTGGTGTTTCTGCTGCGCCTGGGCGGACAGAAGCAAGGGGTCCGGCTCGCCATCCACGGGCTCAACGTCTTCAACGCGTgccacgccgtcgccatcttcttcgccgcgcTGCTCCAGTGCCTCCCGATCGAGGCCAACTGGGACTTCTCCCTGCGGGCCGAGCCGGAGACCAAGTGCATCGGCAACTCGTTCCACGTCATCGCGTCGTGTCTGACCATCTTCTCGGATGTCCTGGTCCTCGCGTTGCCCTTTTGGATCTTCTTGGGCCTCAGGATGCCCATGGCTGCGAAGATGGCCGTCATCGGGGTCTTCCTGATGGGTATCAT CGTTACCGTCGTTGCGGTCATTCGCGTCGTTCAGATCTACAAACTCTTCTTTGTCCAGCCGCCACCGGGGACCGACAACTACCACGACATCGGCTTGACAACCTCGACCATCGAGGTCAACCTGGCCATCTTTTCCGCCTGCGTGCCGGCGCTGCGCCCTCTCTTCCGCCGGTGGATGCCGAAGCTgtttggcggcggcacgaCTGACAAGAAGAGCGCCAGGACGGACTACTACGATGGCTACGCGACGGGGTCTCGACAAAAACACGCGGGCGcccagggcgaggacgacatcATCCTGAGGGAGATGAGGTCAAAGGGCCATCGCGCCGAGATCCGGAGCGTCTCGCCCACGGGCTCCGAGGAGGGGATCATGGCGTACAACGGCATTGTGAGGACGACGAACGTCAAGGTTCACTACGAGTCTCACGGCAGCGTTGATGGTTCGCGGTCGTCTACCGATTTTAAGAGCAGCGAAGTCCCTGCCAAGGGGGTG TCTTCTGACTGGAATCGGCTCAACTCGCTGTTCCCGCAAGGCACGTTTCGCGAGTCCCCCAAGTCCCAATCTCGATCAGGCTCGCTCAAAGCCCTCATTCTGTTCGCCAACTGCGTGTGTTATGATAAACGGGGTCTGGCTCCACGCAGTCCCGAGCACAACCTTAATTCCCGGTCGCAGGATCCCTGA
- a CDS encoding Sorbitol dehydrogenase yields MVAVTVAPEAPVNGVAPAKTNGCCIAVTELKQRFAPVAAAADQETLDAPLPNPSLVVTADHQLKAEEAPVLAPKRGEALVHVKATGVCGSDIHFWKTGRIGSLVFEGDCIIGHEAAGVVIRCGEGVKNLKPGDRVAIEPGVPCGECFLCTDGRYNLCEDVQFAGVYPYHGTIQRYKCHPAKWLHKLPDNISYAEGALLEPLSVGMHGIRTAGLALGVGAVVCGAGPIGLVTLAAARASGAHPLVITDIEPSRLAFAKSLVPSVLTYRIDPALGNEGNGRAIRRLFGDDEYSAPRTVLECTGVESSICTAAFTVRRGGTVMVIGVGREIMNNLPFMHISLAEIKLEFINRYRDTWPAGIACLSSGILDLKSLISHTFPLERAVDALTLASDYRNGSIKVQIVDETDSPLF; encoded by the exons ATGGTCGCCGTGACAGTAGCACCCGAGGCGCCCGTGAACGGCGTCGCGCCCGCAAAGACAAACGGCTGCTGTATCGCCGTGACCGAGCTGAAGCAGCGCTTCGCCccggtcgccgccgctgccgaccAAGAGACCCTCGATGCGCCGCTGCCGAATCCCTCCCTCGTCGTCACGGCCGACCACCAGCtcaaggcggaggaggcgccgGTCCTAGCACCCAAACGGGGAGAGGCGTTGGTCCATGTCAAGGCGACGGGAGTTTGCGG ATCCGACATCCACTTCTGGAAGACGGGCCGCATCGGCTCGCTCGTTTTCGAGGGCGACTGCATCATCGgccacgaggccgccggcgtcgtcatccgctgcggcgagggcgtcaagaACCTCAAGCCCGGCGACCGCGTCGCCATCGAGCCCGGCGTGCCCTGCGGCGAGTGCTTCCTCTGCACCGACGGCCGCTACAACCTCTGCGAGGACGTCCAGTTCGCCGGCGTCTACCCGTACCACGGCACCATCCAGCGCTACAAGTGCCACCCGGCCAAGTGGCTTCACAA aCTCCCCGACAACATCtcgtacgccgagggcgccctcctcgagcccCTCAGCGTCGGCATGCACGGAATCCgcaccgccggcctcgccctcggcgtcggcgccgtcgtctgcggcgccgggcccatcggcctcgtcaccctcgccgccgcccgcgcgTCCGGCGCCCACCCGCTCGTCATCACCGACATCGAGCCGTCGCGCCTCGCCTTCGCAAAGTCCCTCGTCCCGAGCGTCCTCACCTACCGGATCGACCCAGCCCTCGGCAACGAGGGCAACGGCAGGGCCATCCGCCGGCtcttcggcgacgacgagtacAGCGCGCCGCGGACCGTGCTCGAGTGCACCGGCGTCGAGAGCAGCATCTGCACGGCGGCCTTCACcgtccgccgcggcggcaccgtcatggtcatcggcgtcggccgcGAGATCATGAACAACCTGCCCTTCATGCACATTTCTCTCGCCGAG ATCAAGCTCGAGTTCATCAACAGGTACCGCGACACGTGGCCCGCCGGCATCGCCTGTCTGAGCAGcggcatcctcgacctcAAGAGCCTCATCTCGCACACGTTCCCGCTCGAGagggccgtcgacgccctcacCCTCGCCTCGGATTACCGCAACGGCAGCATCAAGGTGCAgatcgtcgacgagaccGACTCGCCCCTGTTTTGA
- a CDS encoding Aldo/keto reductase, protein MGKDTITLASGREMPLVGFGLWKVPREACADTVYNAIKTGYRLFDGAYDYQNEKEAGEGVRRAIADGLVKREDVFITTKLWNNYHRKEHAVAMAKKQNEAWGLGYIDLFLIHFPVALKYIDPAVNEFPCWWMDKEGTIVEPDHVPIRETWECMETLVDEGIAKSIGVSNFQAQSLYDIQSYARHPISSLQIEHHPYLVQPDLIAMAQENKIAVTAYSSFGPQSFLEISNKRAVDAKGLFEVDAVKDIAARHGVTPAQTLLRWATQRGVAVIPKSNSQHRLKQNLEVNGFDLTPEELDAISDLDLGLRFNDPGFYLPQRPLRIFA, encoded by the exons ATGGGCAAGGACACCATCACCCTCGCTTCCGGCCGTGAGATGCCCCTCGTGGGCTTCGGCCTGTGGAAGGTTCCCCGCGAGGCTTGCGCCGACACCGTCTACAAT GCCATCAAGACCGGTTACCGCCTCTTCGACGGCGCCTACGACTACCAGAACGAAaaggaggccggcgagggtgtccgccgcgccatcgccgacgggCTCGTCAAGCGCGAGGACGTCTTCATCACGACCAAGCTGTGGAACAACTACCACCGCAAGgagcacgccgtcgccatggccaagaagcAGAACGAGGCCTGGGGCCTGGGCTACATCGACCTGTTCCTCATCCACTTCCCCGTCGCCCTCAAGTACATTGACCCGGCCGTCAACGAGTTCCCC TGCTGGTGGATGGACAAGGAGggcaccatcgtcgagcCCGACCACGTGCCGATCCGCGAGACGTGGGAGTGCATGGAGacgctcgtcgacgagggcatcGCCAAGTCCATCGGCGTCTCCAACTTCCAGGCCCAGTCGCTCTACGACATCCAGTCCTACGCCCGCCACCCCATCTCGTCGCTCCAGATCGAGCACCACCCGTACCTCGTCCAGCCCGACCTCATCGCCATGGCCCAGGAGAACAAGATCGCCGTCACGGCCTACTCGTCCTTCGGCCCCCAGTCCTTCCTCGAGATCTCCAACaagcgcgccgtcgacgccaagggcctgttcgaggtcgacgccgtcaaggacatCGCCGCCCGGCACGGCGTCACGCCGGCCCAGACGCTGCTCCGCTGGGCCACGcagcgcggcgtcgccgtcatcccCAAGAGCAACAGCCAGCACCGCCTCAAGCAGAACCTCGAGGTCAACGGCTTCGACCTGAcgcccgaggagctcgacgccatctcggacctcgacctcggcctgcgCTTCAACGACCCGGGCTTCTACCTGCCCCAGCGTCCCCTGCGCATCTTTGCGTAA
- a CDS encoding C6 transcription factor, producing the protein MTADDTDAVSGSGGGTGGAAGAGAARQRHKRTRTGCLKCRIRRRKCDEGKPQCQRCIDGNFECQYGPRLTFLNKNALTVSPSPKAADAAAAAATPKYSRLQFVGPGTSKQNPKDFVSSSSSSSPPPPQRPPDPTVATEISHTPASLPPSQTHTPTVFSFQANLQSPDHPPKLLPLEPSLAPASHNSPPPPPLLTQWRSRSIGSIGHESLASPVGKLDISVQTPGRPLNNDAAYETALDVLLSLGNEGTGTGAVPSPGHGSGPYAVGGGGGGGNGGNGGDGTGVSPRDIMSISPASTRERRVSAVAQAAYVSTPSGIPQDRLLQLLRHFRYQVAPWLDLCDMSQTFGLYVPRLAIEDERVLHCLLAVAAVAQQAETRTLLDDVEYLKSLAAASPVYPEGVAISDGHLAHLTLWTACQFTSSIPDGWQSLSITMGDGFWRAALAEATPKTLSILSVLIRFELAAALVTGVPICIPEHLHHHSYNPISQPYTSSPIAESIFQCTIEPLLLCAQVVNLCAGSPPPRPPPPPPPPSLHTDLGDHHPPPSPVQRWTQLSDALAAWYAERAQEFRPMVEMDGDESLFPVLLFTNGAAVLANQLYHTAMLLLLQNRPRTLRATASKKSSSSSSSSSSPLWHARRVCGIALNNDRRDSWDLCLVASLYLAAQRMTYEPQQRAVLGCFDRVRALTGWDVDGFAARAREDWGLMM; encoded by the exons ATGACGGCGGACGACACGGATGCAGTATCaggaagcggcggcggtaccggcggtgctgccggtgccGGGGCGGCGAGACAGCGGCACAAGAGGACGCGGACGGGATGTCTAAAGTGTCGCATCCGACGGCGCAAAT GCGACGAAGGCAAGCCGCAGTGTCAACGCTGCATCGACGGCAACTTTGAGTGCCAGTACGGCCCTCGGCTGACGTTCCTGAACAAGAACGCCTTGACcgtgtcgccgtcgccaaagGCCGCggacgcagcagcagcagcagcaacgccCAAATACTCGAGACTTCAG TTTGTCGGCCCGGGAACTTCAAAACAGAACCCCAAGGACTTTGtatcatcgtcgtcgtcatcctctcctcctccaccgcaGAGGCCTCCAGACCCAACCGTCGCTACCGAGATATCACACACGCCAGCCTCTCTACCGCCGTCgcagacacacacaccgaCAGTCTTTTCCTTCCAAGCGAACCTGCAATCCCCGGACCATCCTCCGAAACTGCTGCCCCTGGAACCGAGCCTGGCGCCTGCATCTCACAactcgccgccaccgccgccactCCTCACGCAATGGCGGTCACGAAGCATCGGCAGCATCGGCCACGAGAGCCTCGCCTCGCCGGTGGGGAAGCTCGATATCTCGGTGCAGACGCCGGGTCGGCCTCTGAACAATGACGCCGCGTATGAGACGGCGCTCGACGTTTTGCTGTCCCTGGGCAACGAGGGTACGGGCACAGGCgcggtgccgtcgccgggtcACGGATCCGGGCCATATgctgttggtggtggtggtggtggtggtaatGGCGGTAACGGCGGTGACGGAACAGGGGTCAGTCCCCGGGACATCATGTCCAtctcgccggcttcgacgagggagagaagagtGTCTGCGGTGGCACAGGCGGCGTACGTCTCGACACCGTCTGGCATCCCTCAAGACCGGCTGCTGCAGTTGCTGCGGCACTTTCGATATCAGGTCGCGCCGTGG CTTGACTTGTGCGACATGAGCCAGACGTTCGGTCTCTACGTCCCCCGACTTgccatcgaggacgagcgCGTTCTTCACTGCCTCCTGGCCGTGGCGGCCGTGGCTCAACAGGCCGAGACGCGGAcgcttctcgacgacgtcgagtaCCTCAAGTCTCTTGCCGCGGCGAGCCCTGTATATCCCGAGGGTGTGGCCATCAGCGATGGCCATCTGGCCCACTTGACGCTGTGGACGGCTTGCCAGTTCACGTCCAGTATCCCGGACGGATGGCAGAGTCTGTCCATCACGATGGGGGACGGTTTCTGGAGAGCAGCACTGGCTGAAGCAACCCCCAAGACACTTTCGATTCTGTCTGTACTAATACGATTCG AACTCGCAGCCGCCCTCGTGACCGGCGTCCCTATTTGTATACCCGAGCATCTACACCACCACAGCTACAACCCGATATCCCAACCATACACCTCCTCCCCGATCGCCGAATCCATCTTCCAATGCACCATCGAGCCGCTCCTCCTCTGCGCCCAGGTCGTGAACCTCTGCGCCGGCAGCCCTCCTCcgcgaccaccaccaccaccaccaccaccgtcactACACACAGACCTCGGCGACCATCACCCGCCTCCGTCCCCCGTTCAACGCTGGACGCAGCTCAGcgacgccctggccgccTGGTACGCCGAGAGGGCGCAGGAGTTCCGGCCCATGGTCGAGatggacggcgacgagagcctGTTCCCCGTCCTGCTCTTCaccaacggcgccgccgtgctggcgAACCAGCTGTACCACACGGCcatgctgttgctgctgcagaACCGGCCGCGCACACtgcgggcgacggcgtccaagaagtcgtcgtcgtcctcgtcatcctcgtcgtcgccgctgtGGCACGCCCGGCGCGTGTGCGGCATCGCGCTGAACAACGACCGGCGCGACAGCTGGGACCTCTGCCTCGTCGCGTCGCTGTACCTCGCGGCGCAGCGGATGACGTACGAGCCGCAGCAGAGGGCCGTCCTCGGCTGCTTCGACCGCGTGAGGGCGTTGACGGGCTGGGACGTCGACGGGTtcgcggcgagggcgcgggaGGACTGGGGGTTGATGATGTAG